The Zingiber officinale cultivar Zhangliang chromosome 10A, Zo_v1.1, whole genome shotgun sequence genome contains a region encoding:
- the LOC122026451 gene encoding wiskott-Aldrich syndrome protein homolog 1-like yields the protein MKPPELSSSPLPPFSGLTPSTPPRRGRFHRCQGEIRAPPLCMASSAASPSGVASSSSSRRLQPPPAIATVVAGVSSAASPSGVASSSSSRRLQPPPAIATVVAGVSSAASPPPLLPALPGWVPAITASSRRLQPPPASPAASGDCYSRRRRLQRRLPLQCRLLHQQPASPVATAASGDCHSRRRRRQKHPTPPPLPPTLPVVGAGDHGEYHLQTTAIVALGSPPMWIRPSGRCISLFILA from the exons ATGAAGCCGCCGGAGTTATCCTCCTCTCCTCTACCCCCTTTCTCCGGTCTCACACCATCGACGCCGCCTAGGAGAGGGCGTTTTCACCGTTGCCAGGGGGAGATCCGAGCACCGCCGTTGTGTATGGCGTCCAGCGCCGCCTCCCCCTCCGGTGTCGCCTCCTCCAGCAGCAGCCGGCGTCTCCAGCCGCCTCCGGCGATTGCTACAGTCGTCGCCGGCGTCTCCAGCGCCGCCTCCCCCTCCGGTGTCGCCTCCTCCAGCAGCAGCCGGCGTCTCCAGCCGCCTCCGGCGATTGCTACAGTCGTCGCCGGCGTCTCCAGCGCCGCCTCCCCTCCGCCATTGCTGCCTGCACTTCCCGGATGGGTGCCGGCGATTACGGCCAGCAGCCGGCGTCTCCAGCCGCCTCCGGCGTCTCCAGCCGCCTCCGGCGATTGCTACAGTCGTCGCCGGCGTCTCCAGCGCCGCCTCCCCCTCCAGTGTCGCCTCCTCCACCAGCAGCCGGCGTCTCCAGTCGCCACGGCCGCCTCCGGCGACTGCCACAGCCGTCGCCGGCGTCGCCAGAAACATCCGACACCTCCGCCACTGCCGCCTACACTTCCCGTGGTGGGTGCCGGCGATCATGGCGAATACCACCTCCAAACCACCGCCATAGTCGCCCTTGGCAGCCCGCCGATGTGGATCCGGCCATCGGGCCGGTGTATTTCATTGTTC ATTTTGGCGTAA
- the LOC122027478 gene encoding LOB domain-containing protein 37-like: MSCNGCRVLRKGCSDSCLLRPCLQWIDSAEAQAHATVFVAKFFGRAGLMSFISSVPPSQRPALFQSLLFEACGRTINPVNGAVGLLGTGNWHLCQAAVETVLLGGALRPLSQFATEGHCDEASPEADGLSPPPKIGFSSFSTLKRRKAPAPSHEDGAPSCDLDLCLVPPSPLGGARDEKRSWRPGTPSMNSEGSVTTSGGESPGSDRLTAEPKLLNLFV; encoded by the exons ATGAGCTGCAACGGATGCAGAGTTCTCCGCAAGGGCTGCAGCGACTCCTGCCTGCTGCGGCCTTGTCTCCAGTGGATCGACTCCGCCGAGGCTCAAGCGCACGCCACTGTGTTCGTCGCCAAGTTCTTCGGTCGCGCCGGCCTCATGTCATTCATCTCCTCCGTCCCCCCTTCACAACGCCCAG CTCTGTTCCAATCCTTGCTGTTCGAGGCATGCGGGCGGACCATCAACCCGGTGAACGGCGCCGTGGGCCTACTGGGGACCGGCAACTGGCATCTCTGCCAGGCAGCCGTGGAGACCGTCCTCCTCGGCGGCGCGCTGCGCCCTCTGTCGCAATTCGCGACTGAGGGTCACTGCGACGAGGCATCGCCTGAGGCAGACGGCCTCAGCCCCCCTCCGAAAATAGGGTTCTCCTCCTTCTCAACGCTCAAGCGACGGAAAGCGCCAGCTCCATCCCACGAAGACGGAGCGCCGTCGTGCGATCTGGACTTGTGTCTGGTTCCTCCATCCCCGCTCGGGGGAGCGAGGGACGAGAAGCGGAGTTGGCGGCCAGGGACACCGTCGATGAACTCCGAGGGTTCTGTGACGACGAGCGGCGGCGAAAGCCCCGGAAGCGACCGACTCACCGCCGAGCCGAAACTTCTCAATCTCTTCGTATGA
- the LOC122027806 gene encoding QWRF motif-containing protein 2-like gives MVVAAAATRNPTKPRKSSSPSPGRQDPQNPCRLPLIPSEKDNAGDAVRRSRTKEISSRNLSSFSSSSASSNSTSYSAASNFSSPSSSSSSRRFPSPFANSRPSTPPALRQSSSQKRSCSADRARPSTPAGRGVPREAEPSVSANTLCTTTRSLSVSFQGESFFYQTSRAKTVSPSTPTPERRRPVAAVSAAAKTGDHLENSRPFDSHHRWPASRALPSNSLMRSSSCSSEKKEQILATVRLLHQTMLFDDSTRRISFDGGDLSASSDTDSVSSGSNSGTPEFSALSRAKVTSRGISVPARYRQEINSRLRQYPEPCSASPNSKSAAPKWSGTKKLSDSPLSYPSSTSSPLRGPMRPPSPSKLVASRGMSSPQRTQTNVAMSTSPIARAGNAPSIISFAAEVRRAKKGENRIEEAHLLRLLDNRHLQWRCVNSRANASLILQKLTIEKNIYNAWTTTSELRDSITTKRIELQLLTQNLKLASIFKEQLAYLEEWSVIDTEHSSLLLGAIEALKASTLRLPIVSGAKMDILELKDSVGSAVDMMQAMGSSIRSLLSKVQGTTILLSDITKLAAQERALLDQSRNLLSTAAAMHVKQCSLQGHLVQLKRKASQL, from the exons ATGGTGGTTGCTGCAGCCGCCACCCGGAACCCTACGAAACCACGCAAGAGCAGCTCTCCTTCTCCAGGTCGCCAAGATCCCCAGAATCCTTGTCGCCTGCCCTTGATCCCCTCGGAGAAGGACAATGCTGGTGACGCGGTGAGACGGTCTCGTACCAAGGAGATCAGCTCCCGCAATCTCTCCTCTTTTAGTTCCTCCTCCGCCTCTTCGAATTCTACTTCGTATTCTGCCGCCAGTAACTTCTCTTCTCCGAGCTCGTCGTCGAGCTCTCGGCGTTTTCCGTCGCCCTTCGCGAACTCCCGGCCGTCGACGCCGCCGGCATTGCGCCAATCCAGCTCCCAGAAGCGATCCTGCTCCGCGGATCGGGCTCGACCTTCCACGCCTGCAGGCCGTGGCGTGCCAAGGGAGGCCGAACCTTCCGTGTCCGCCAACACTCTCTGCACGACGACACGGAGCCTTTCGGTCTCGTTCCAGGGTGAATCTTTCTTCTACCAGACCAGCCGCGCCAAGACCGTCTCCCCTAGCACCCCCACGCCAGAGCGGCGGCGACCTGTTGCCGCCGTTTCTGCTGCAGCGAAGACTGGTGATCATTTGGAGAACTCAAGGCCCTTTGATAGCCACCACCGATGGCCCGCCTCTCGAGCCCTGCCATCGAATTCGTTGATGAGGAGCTCGAGCTGTTCCTCCGAGAAAAAAGAACAGATCTTGGCCACCGTCAGGTTGCTCCACCAGACGATGTTGTTCGACGATAGTACAAGGAGGATATCGTTTGATGGGGGTGATCTCTCAGCTTCATCCGATACCGACAGTGTTTCCTCTGGGAGTAATTCTGGTACACCTGAGTTCAGTGCTCTTTCCAGGGCAAAGGTGACTTCCCGTGGGATCAGTGTACCAGCCAGGTATAGGCAAGAAATAAACAGCCGGTTGCGTCAATACCCAGAGCCTTGTTCCGCTTCGCCAAATTCAAAGTCTGCGGCACCGAAGTGGAGTGGGACAAAGAAATTGTCTGATAGCCCCTTGTCTTATCCAAGTTCAACTTCTTCACCGCTTCGGGGACCCATGAGACCACCTTCACCTAGTAAGCTCGTGGCATCAAGGGGCATGTCTAGCCCTCAACGGACACAGACTAATGTAGCAATGAGTACCTCACCAATTGCTCGTGCGGGCAATGCTCCTTCCATTATAAGCTTTGCTGCTGAAGTGCGCAGGGCAAAGAAAGGGGAGAACCGGATTGAGGAGGCTCACTTGTTGAGGTTGCTTGATAACCGACATTTACAATGGCGATGTGTTAATTCCAGGGCCAATGCTTCACTGATACTACAGAAATTAACTATAGAG AAAAATATATACAATGCATGGACAACAACCTCAGAGTTGCGTGATTCTATTACTACTAAAAGGATCGAGCTACAACTTCTGACACAAAATTTAAAGCTGGCTTCCATCTTTAAAGAACAA TTGGCCTATCTGGAAGAATGGTCAGTCATTGACACAGAGCATTCAAGTTTATTGTTGGGAGCAATTGAAGCATTAAAGGCTAGCACTCTCCGCCTACCTATTGTTAGTGGTGCCAAG ATGGACATCTTGGAACTTAAGGACAGTGTTGGTTCAGCAGTTGATATGATGCAAGCAATGGGATCCTCAATACGCTCCCTATTATCAAAG GTACAAGGAACTACTATCTTGTTATCTGACATTACTAAATTGGCGGCACAAGAAAGAGCACTACTTGATCAATCAAGAAATCTCTTGTCCACAGCGGCAGCTATGCAT GTAAAGCAATGCAGCCTGCAAGGGCATCTAGTACAGCTAAAAAGAAAAGCCAGCCAATTGTAA